A window of the Cystobacter fuscus genome harbors these coding sequences:
- the thiL gene encoding thiamine-phosphate kinase, with translation MSQKRTGEFALIDLFLSQFPRARVPVGPGDDCAVLAPSRGAQCITTDAVVEDVHFTRAWFSPEDIGHKALAVNLSDLAAMGALPRWFVCALALPRDFPRRALLGLARGMSALAREHGIALVGGNFSSARELSVTLTAAGELAPGSPPLTRAGGRPGDVLYVSGTLGEARLGLAQLQAGRRRSPAILRQKRPVPRIALGRLASRFASAALDLSDGLAQDLGHLCRASGTGAELDMERLPVSRAVRASLGLEGALAGGEDYELLLAVPPGRTSAFERACLRAEESITRIGRLTPGPAGHTRVTGGRALRLPAGFDHFQQDGGRIDRSEREG, from the coding sequence GTGAGCCAGAAGCGCACGGGCGAATTCGCCCTCATCGATCTCTTCCTGTCCCAGTTCCCCCGGGCCCGGGTGCCCGTGGGGCCCGGGGATGATTGCGCGGTGCTCGCTCCGTCCCGGGGCGCGCAGTGCATCACCACGGACGCGGTGGTGGAGGACGTGCACTTCACGCGCGCCTGGTTCTCTCCCGAGGACATCGGCCACAAGGCGCTCGCGGTGAACCTGTCGGACCTGGCCGCCATGGGCGCCCTGCCGCGCTGGTTCGTCTGCGCGCTCGCGCTGCCCCGCGACTTCCCCCGCCGCGCACTGCTCGGGCTCGCGCGGGGCATGAGCGCGCTCGCGCGCGAGCACGGCATCGCGCTGGTGGGCGGCAACTTCTCCTCCGCGCGCGAGCTGTCCGTCACCCTCACCGCCGCCGGGGAGCTGGCTCCGGGCAGCCCGCCCCTCACCCGCGCGGGCGGCCGACCCGGGGACGTGCTGTACGTCTCGGGCACGCTCGGTGAGGCCCGGCTGGGCCTGGCCCAACTCCAGGCCGGCCGGCGACGCTCCCCGGCCATCCTCCGCCAGAAACGTCCCGTTCCCCGCATCGCGCTCGGCCGGCTCGCCTCGCGCTTCGCCTCCGCCGCCTTGGATCTCTCCGATGGCCTCGCGCAGGACCTGGGCCACCTGTGCCGGGCCTCGGGCACGGGCGCCGAGCTGGACATGGAACGGCTCCCGGTGTCGCGCGCCGTGCGGGCCTCCCTGGGGCTCGAGGGGGCCCTGGCGGGTGGGGAGGATTACGAGCTGCTGCTCGCCGTCCCACCCGGGCGCACCTCCGCCTTCGAGCGAGCGTGCCTCCGGGCGGAAGAATCCATTACCCGTATAGGCCGGCTCACCCCGGGTCCGGCCGGACACACGCGTGTCACGGGGGGGCGAGCGCTGCGCCTGCCCGCCGGCTTCGATCACTTCCAACAGGATGGGGGGCGGATTGACCGTTCCGAACGGGAGGGCTAA
- a CDS encoding ATP-binding protein — protein sequence MSAEKPGPAGNGSEPTGLALQRKLSLVDLLDPLTFGDVVESLGALYQVGVRVLDERNRTLADTQGAQGEFCGFIGANPAVRVRCSAQVTRVKEGPLAGLLSSQVLGTEGAGELLLHTCLTGLCYVVVPVVWEGDVLGRVVFGPYVSEEGGTPGCPEGPDAERVREARARARHLSQEELARMVKHLAQVLAALLAAGQKSYLTGQLHLEAMVETQRELEHQNSQLLRLNQRLKESDRSKSSFLSTVSHELRTPLASIIGYSEMLAEGLVGGLNPEQMQFVRTIMEKGNTLLKLISSILDMSQIEAGKVRLAFEWVDVREMVESAITSVTPQAQRKGLTLEANLPVGPQPRVVADREKLRQVVVNLLANAVKFTPSMGRIDVRLSEVGTRSELATAGYHIEVEDTGVGIPENQRDRIFQSFYQVDDSPTREYGGAGLGLAIVKSYVEGHGGQVSVRSEVGKGSCFRVVLPKEPPLSGQGPAYIPPPVDTEPERF from the coding sequence ATGAGCGCCGAGAAACCGGGGCCCGCGGGCAACGGATCCGAGCCCACCGGACTGGCCCTCCAGCGCAAGCTGTCGTTGGTGGACCTGTTGGATCCGCTCACCTTCGGGGACGTGGTGGAGAGCCTGGGCGCGCTGTACCAGGTGGGCGTGCGCGTGCTGGACGAGCGCAACCGGACGCTCGCGGACACCCAGGGCGCGCAGGGGGAATTCTGCGGCTTCATCGGCGCCAACCCCGCGGTGCGCGTGCGCTGCTCCGCCCAGGTGACGCGGGTGAAGGAGGGTCCGCTGGCGGGCTTGCTCTCCTCCCAGGTGCTGGGCACGGAGGGCGCGGGCGAGCTGCTGCTGCACACCTGCCTCACCGGCCTGTGCTACGTGGTGGTCCCCGTGGTGTGGGAGGGAGACGTGCTCGGGCGCGTCGTGTTCGGGCCCTACGTGTCCGAGGAGGGCGGCACGCCGGGCTGCCCCGAGGGGCCGGACGCGGAGCGGGTGCGCGAGGCGCGGGCGAGGGCGCGGCACCTGTCCCAGGAGGAGCTGGCGCGCATGGTGAAGCACCTGGCCCAGGTGCTGGCGGCGCTCCTGGCGGCCGGACAGAAGTCCTATCTCACCGGGCAGCTCCACCTGGAGGCCATGGTGGAGACGCAGCGCGAGCTGGAGCACCAGAACTCGCAACTGCTGCGGCTCAACCAGCGCCTCAAGGAGTCGGACCGCAGCAAGTCGAGCTTCCTGAGCACGGTGAGCCACGAGCTGCGCACGCCCCTCGCGTCCATCATCGGCTACTCGGAGATGCTCGCCGAGGGTCTGGTGGGTGGGCTCAATCCGGAGCAGATGCAGTTCGTGCGCACCATCATGGAGAAGGGCAACACGCTGCTCAAGCTCATCTCCTCCATCCTGGACATGAGCCAGATCGAGGCGGGCAAGGTGCGGCTGGCCTTCGAGTGGGTGGACGTGCGGGAGATGGTGGAGAGCGCCATCACCAGCGTGACGCCCCAGGCCCAGCGCAAGGGCCTGACGCTCGAGGCGAACCTGCCGGTGGGGCCGCAGCCGCGGGTGGTGGCCGATCGCGAGAAGCTGCGGCAGGTGGTGGTGAACCTGCTGGCCAACGCGGTGAAGTTCACGCCCTCCATGGGTCGCATCGACGTGCGGCTGTCGGAGGTGGGCACGCGCTCGGAGCTGGCCACGGCCGGCTACCACATCGAGGTGGAGGACACCGGGGTGGGCATCCCGGAGAACCAGCGCGACCGCATCTTCCAGAGCTTCTACCAGGTGGACGACAGCCCCACGCGCGAGTACGGCGGCGCGGGCCTGGGGCTGGCCATCGTGAAGAGCTACGTGGAAGGCCACGGCGGCCAGGTGTCGGTGCGCAGCGAGGTGGGCAAGGGCTCGTGCTTCCGGGTGGTCCTCCCGAAGGAGCCGCCCCTGTCGGGCCAGGGCCCGGCCTATATCCCGCCCCCCGTGGACACCGAGCCCGAGCGCTTCTAG
- a CDS encoding GTP-binding protein: MQLNHAQRELTLKIVYYGPGLSGKTTNLRCIHARARPEARGRLLSVETHEDRTLFFDLLPVFFTSQSGFKVKLKLFTVPGQVVHDATRRVVLQNADAVAFIADSRRSAGAENNASWRRLRANMRENGLDTSQVPVVIQFNKRDLPDAQTDEELEAARQRGTEPIVGAVALRGEGVMETLHALLQSAWRNLDERMRLARNIGLEEREFLGHIFQQMDLKGTPLEALYPPAGGKQR, from the coding sequence GTGCAACTCAACCACGCCCAGCGCGAACTCACCCTGAAGATCGTCTACTACGGCCCTGGGCTGAGTGGGAAGACGACGAACCTGCGCTGCATCCACGCGCGGGCCCGGCCGGAGGCGCGCGGCCGGTTGCTCAGCGTGGAGACACACGAGGACCGCACGCTCTTCTTCGATCTGCTGCCGGTCTTCTTCACCAGCCAGTCGGGCTTCAAGGTGAAGCTCAAGCTCTTCACCGTGCCCGGCCAGGTCGTCCACGACGCCACGCGTCGCGTGGTGCTGCAGAACGCGGACGCGGTGGCCTTCATCGCCGACAGCCGCCGCAGCGCGGGCGCGGAGAACAACGCCTCCTGGCGTCGGCTCCGGGCGAACATGCGGGAGAACGGCCTGGACACCTCGCAGGTGCCGGTGGTCATCCAGTTCAACAAGAGGGATCTGCCGGACGCCCAGACGGACGAGGAGCTGGAGGCCGCGCGTCAGCGGGGCACCGAGCCCATCGTGGGCGCGGTGGCGCTGCGCGGGGAAGGGGTGATGGAGACCTTGCACGCGCTCTTGCAGTCGGCCTGGCGCAACCTGGACGAGCGCATGCGGCTGGCGCGCAACATTGGTCTGGAGGAGCGGGAATTCCTCGGCCACATCTTCCAGCAGATGGACCTCAAGGGGACGCCCCTGGAAGCGCTCTACCCCCCGGCGGGGGGCAAGCAGCGATGA
- a CDS encoding GNAT family N-acetyltransferase — MTMKRVEPGVEVGAMPVPDMTTMPNDLALAVKFNAPSDEDMASVAALRANSEPWLSRGETLEDSLKALTGLRPFVQVAKVQNQVVGYVTVERDGPVPGAAYMRNIVIKPELRRKGVGLAVLNQALQVARDMYRKTIALRVDPANAPAVSFYRNAGFTTVATVVSKKSGKLRLLMSREL, encoded by the coding sequence ATGACGATGAAGCGGGTGGAACCGGGCGTGGAGGTAGGCGCGATGCCGGTGCCGGACATGACGACCATGCCCAATGACCTGGCGCTGGCGGTCAAATTCAACGCCCCGAGCGACGAGGACATGGCCTCCGTGGCCGCGCTGCGCGCCAATTCGGAGCCGTGGCTGAGCCGCGGAGAGACGTTGGAGGACAGCCTCAAGGCCCTCACGGGGCTGCGGCCGTTCGTGCAGGTGGCCAAGGTGCAGAACCAGGTCGTGGGTTACGTGACGGTGGAGCGCGACGGCCCGGTTCCCGGCGCCGCCTATATGCGCAACATCGTCATCAAGCCGGAGCTGCGCCGCAAGGGCGTGGGACTGGCCGTGCTCAACCAGGCCCTCCAGGTGGCCCGGGACATGTACCGCAAGACGATCGCCCTGCGCGTGGACCCGGCCAACGCCCCCGCGGTGAGTTTCTACCGCAACGCGGGCTTCACCACCGTCGCCACGGTGGTGTCCAAGAAGTCGGGCAAGCTGCGCCTGCTCATGTCGCGCGAGCTGTGA
- a CDS encoding type IV pilus twitching motility protein PilT: MRPESTANLAMLLEDARSVGASDLHIIAGRPPLFRLVGELLPHGAALPPETVEKMLLPHVPDRLRLVLEREGSCDFALDLGASGRFRVNVSRQRTGYKGSFRLISREIPTLESLGLPADIAKATHHHQGLIVVTGPSGHGKTSTLAAIVDIINRDTTHHVLTVEDPVEYLHPRKKALLSQREVGTHTKSFASALKGSLREDPDVILVGELRDTETVRMALAASETGHLLVSTMNTQSAAKTIDRLIDLFPPGDQAQVRMTLASSLRLIVSQRLLPSTDGRSLVAAAELLPGSVALGNLIRDNKTFQIPSLQQRGKSLGIVRFDDSLAELVRSGRTTLEHARVYAENPDELEAVVTGKRPGSPPEPSPPDGSKPLLSKMGNLLNRKSA, from the coding sequence GTGCGGCCCGAGTCCACGGCCAACCTGGCGATGCTCCTGGAAGACGCGCGAAGCGTGGGCGCGAGCGACCTGCACATCATCGCCGGCCGCCCTCCCCTCTTCCGGCTGGTGGGCGAGCTGCTGCCCCACGGCGCCGCGCTGCCACCCGAGACGGTGGAGAAGATGCTGCTGCCCCACGTGCCCGACCGGCTGCGCCTCGTGCTCGAGCGCGAGGGAAGCTGTGACTTCGCGCTCGACCTGGGAGCGTCCGGCCGCTTCCGCGTCAACGTCTCCCGCCAGCGCACCGGCTACAAGGGCAGCTTCCGGCTCATCTCCCGCGAGATTCCCACCCTCGAGTCACTCGGCCTGCCCGCCGACATCGCCAAGGCCACCCACCACCACCAGGGCCTCATCGTCGTCACCGGCCCCTCGGGCCACGGCAAGACGAGCACGCTCGCGGCCATCGTCGACATCATCAACCGCGACACCACCCACCACGTGCTCACCGTGGAGGATCCCGTCGAGTACCTCCACCCGCGCAAGAAGGCGCTCCTGAGCCAGCGCGAGGTGGGCACCCACACCAAGAGCTTCGCCAGCGCCCTCAAGGGCAGCCTGCGCGAGGACCCGGACGTCATCCTCGTGGGCGAGCTGCGCGACACCGAGACGGTGCGCATGGCGCTCGCCGCGAGCGAGACGGGCCACCTGCTCGTGAGCACCATGAACACCCAGAGCGCCGCGAAGACGATCGACCGGCTCATCGATCTCTTCCCCCCGGGTGACCAGGCCCAGGTGCGCATGACGCTCGCCAGCAGCTTGCGCCTCATCGTCAGCCAGCGGCTCCTGCCCTCCACGGATGGCAGGAGCCTCGTGGCCGCCGCCGAGCTGCTGCCCGGCTCGGTCGCGCTCGGCAACCTCATCCGCGACAACAAGACGTTCCAGATTCCCTCGCTGCAACAGCGCGGCAAGAGCCTGGGCATCGTGCGCTTCGACGACTCGCTCGCCGAGCTGGTGCGCTCGGGCCGCACCACGCTCGAGCACGCGCGCGTCTACGCCGAGAACCCCGACGAGCTGGAGGCCGTGGTGACGGGCAAGCGCCCCGGCTCGCCTCCCGAGCCCTCGCCGCCCGACGGCTCCAAGCCGCTGCTCTCCAAGATGGGCAACCTCCTCAACCGCAAGAGCGCCTGA
- a CDS encoding type IV pilus twitching motility protein PilT, whose translation MSSSSASPRIAAFFDKLLEHKGSDLHLSIGHPPLGRIRGGLQPLREELLTQRELEAMLFELTSPEQKRHITEELDLDFAYSYGTRARFRANYFYKTSGIAAVFRTIPSRVLSLAELNTPEVVRKLAERRSGLVLVTGPTGSGKSTTLAGMIHHINHTRAAHILTIEDPVEFVHESVKSQVTHREVGLHASSFATAIRSAGREDPNVILIGELRTNETMKLALQLASYGVLVFATVHTNSAPATIDRIINSFPADEQPQVRGMLAEGLAGIVAQQLIRTADGKGRVAALEILIGTSAIASMIRDNKVFQIASKMQSSQGLGMQTLDMHLERLVAANTITPEAALEKAQDKESFAKTIRRLKPDFQVSAADGGEALGH comes from the coding sequence ATGAGTTCCTCGAGTGCCTCGCCGCGCATCGCCGCGTTCTTCGACAAGCTCCTCGAGCACAAGGGGAGCGATCTGCACCTGAGCATCGGCCACCCACCGCTGGGCCGCATCCGCGGTGGACTCCAGCCGCTGCGCGAGGAGCTGCTCACCCAGAGAGAGCTGGAGGCCATGCTCTTCGAGCTCACCAGCCCCGAGCAGAAGCGCCACATCACCGAGGAGCTGGACCTCGACTTCGCCTACAGCTACGGCACGCGCGCGCGCTTCCGCGCCAACTACTTCTACAAGACGAGCGGCATCGCGGCCGTCTTCCGCACCATCCCCAGCCGGGTGCTGTCGCTCGCGGAGCTCAACACGCCCGAGGTGGTGCGCAAGCTCGCCGAGCGCCGCAGCGGCCTCGTGCTCGTCACCGGCCCCACCGGCAGCGGCAAGTCCACCACGCTCGCGGGGATGATCCACCACATCAACCACACCCGCGCCGCGCACATCCTCACCATCGAGGACCCCGTCGAGTTCGTGCACGAATCGGTGAAGTCCCAGGTGACGCACCGCGAGGTGGGCCTGCACGCCTCCAGCTTCGCCACCGCCATCCGCTCGGCGGGCCGCGAGGACCCCAACGTCATCCTCATCGGCGAGCTGCGCACCAACGAGACCATGAAGCTCGCGCTGCAACTGGCCAGCTACGGCGTGCTCGTCTTCGCCACCGTGCACACCAACAGCGCGCCGGCCACCATCGACCGCATCATCAACTCCTTCCCCGCCGACGAGCAGCCCCAGGTGCGCGGCATGCTCGCCGAGGGCCTCGCCGGCATCGTCGCCCAGCAGCTCATCCGCACCGCCGACGGCAAGGGCCGCGTCGCCGCGCTCGAAATCCTCATCGGCACGAGCGCCATCGCCTCGATGATCCGCGACAACAAGGTGTTCCAGATCGCCAGCAAGATGCAGTCGAGCCAGGGCCTCGGCATGCAGACGCTCGACATGCACCTGGAGCGGCTGGTGGCCGCCAACACCATCACCCCCGAGGCCGCCCTCGAGAAGGCCCAGGACAAGGAGTCCTTCGCCAAGACGATCCGGCGGCTCAAGCCCGACTTCCAGGTGTCCGCCGCCGATGGAGGCGAGGCGCTCGGGCACTGA
- a CDS encoding ATP-dependent DNA helicase — MALPASSHLPSVDSLLGPGGALEVALEAYEYRPEQLQMARSVERAFQERGYLLAEAGTGTGKTLAYLVPALLSGRRVVVSTATKTLQEQIFFKDLPLLRERMGLSFEAVYLKGRSNYLCLHRYDAFSKDPQFASREEGRYWKHLKTWAGSTETGDRSELELPESFSAWGRLSTTSDTCLGSKCPVYDNCFVTRVRRAAESADLLVVNHHLFFADLALRGRGQRGEGVLPPYDAVIFDEAHALEDAAGSYFGHSVSSFRLEELVRDALGVMSPQDSRFGMLSSLVVRLRTYSEALFSQAPRVLGLTEQEGAVALKPERLEQLSGSIEQVKESLSALSAFTTTEREAELTLLTRRCADLVADFSFLQKVESNDHVYWAEARGRGVFLRASPIEVSRELQERLYGGVDTVVFTSATLAAAGRFDFFARRMGLYDDEGTPVTSVRTVAVPSPFDFERQSALYLPTHLPDPAAPGFIEAVAEEIVRLCEVTGGRAFVLFTSLRNMERAHALARHRLPYQVLLQGERPKQQLLEAFRSQPSVLFAAHSFWEGVDVPGDALSLVIIDRLPFASPGDPLVAARIRQLEARGEAPFGGYQLPQAALALRQGFGRLIRTRADRGIVALLDRRIVTKSYGRSFLASLPPAWRTHSPESLEAWFHGEPVYDVEE, encoded by the coding sequence ATGGCCCTGCCCGCTTCCTCGCATCTTCCCTCGGTGGACTCCCTGCTCGGCCCTGGCGGTGCGCTGGAGGTCGCGCTGGAAGCGTACGAGTACCGTCCGGAGCAGCTCCAGATGGCGCGCTCGGTGGAACGGGCCTTCCAGGAGCGCGGCTACCTGCTGGCCGAGGCGGGGACGGGGACGGGCAAGACGCTCGCCTATCTGGTGCCCGCGTTGTTGTCGGGTCGGCGGGTGGTGGTGTCCACGGCGACGAAGACCCTGCAGGAGCAGATCTTCTTCAAGGATCTGCCACTGCTGCGCGAGCGCATGGGCCTGTCCTTCGAGGCGGTGTACCTCAAGGGCCGCAGCAACTACCTGTGCCTGCACCGCTATGACGCCTTCAGCAAGGATCCGCAGTTCGCCTCGCGCGAGGAGGGGCGGTACTGGAAGCACCTGAAGACGTGGGCGGGGAGCACGGAGACGGGGGATCGCAGCGAGCTGGAGCTGCCCGAGTCCTTCAGTGCGTGGGGGCGGCTGTCGACCACGTCGGACACGTGCCTGGGCTCGAAGTGCCCGGTGTACGACAACTGCTTCGTGACGCGGGTGCGGCGGGCGGCGGAGTCGGCGGACCTGCTGGTGGTCAACCATCACCTCTTCTTCGCGGACCTGGCGCTGCGGGGCCGGGGCCAGCGGGGCGAGGGCGTGCTGCCGCCGTATGACGCGGTCATCTTCGACGAGGCGCACGCGCTGGAGGACGCGGCGGGCAGCTACTTCGGGCACTCGGTGTCGAGCTTCCGGCTGGAGGAGCTGGTGCGCGACGCGCTGGGGGTGATGTCGCCGCAGGACTCGCGCTTCGGGATGCTGTCGTCGCTGGTGGTGCGCCTGCGCACGTATTCGGAGGCGCTCTTCTCGCAGGCGCCGCGGGTGTTGGGGCTCACCGAGCAGGAGGGCGCGGTGGCGCTCAAGCCCGAGCGGCTGGAGCAACTGTCCGGGTCCATCGAGCAGGTGAAGGAGTCGCTCTCGGCGCTCTCGGCGTTCACCACGACGGAGCGCGAGGCGGAGCTGACGTTGCTCACGCGCCGGTGCGCGGACCTGGTGGCGGACTTCTCCTTCCTGCAGAAGGTGGAGTCGAACGACCACGTGTACTGGGCGGAGGCGCGGGGGCGGGGCGTGTTCCTGCGCGCGAGTCCCATCGAGGTGTCGCGCGAGCTGCAGGAGCGCCTTTATGGCGGGGTGGACACGGTGGTGTTCACCTCGGCGACGCTGGCGGCGGCGGGCCGCTTCGACTTCTTCGCCCGACGCATGGGGCTGTACGACGACGAGGGCACGCCGGTGACGAGCGTGCGCACGGTGGCGGTGCCGAGCCCCTTCGACTTCGAGCGGCAGTCGGCGCTGTACCTGCCCACGCACCTGCCGGACCCGGCGGCGCCCGGTTTCATCGAGGCGGTGGCGGAGGAGATCGTCCGGCTGTGCGAGGTGACGGGGGGACGGGCCTTCGTGCTCTTCACCAGCTTGCGCAACATGGAGCGGGCGCATGCGCTCGCGCGCCACCGGCTGCCCTACCAGGTGTTGTTGCAGGGCGAGCGGCCCAAGCAGCAGCTCCTGGAGGCGTTCCGTTCGCAGCCCAGCGTGCTCTTCGCGGCGCACAGCTTCTGGGAGGGCGTGGATGTGCCGGGGGACGCGCTGAGCCTGGTCATCATCGACCGGTTGCCGTTCGCCTCGCCGGGAGACCCCCTGGTGGCCGCGCGCATCCGCCAGTTGGAGGCGCGGGGCGAGGCGCCCTTCGGGGGCTACCAGTTGCCGCAGGCGGCGCTGGCGCTGCGGCAGGGCTTCGGGCGGCTCATCCGCACGCGGGCGGACCGGGGCATCGTGGCGCTGTTGGACAGGCGCATCGTCACCAAGAGCTACGGGCGCTCCTTCCTCGCGAGCCTGCCGCCCGCCTGGCGCACGCACTCGCCCGAGTCGCTCGAGGCATGGTTCCACGGCGAGCCCGTGTACGACGTGGAGGAGTGA